The Numenius arquata chromosome 6, bNumArq3.hap1.1, whole genome shotgun sequence sequence TGGATTTTGCTTCCTACCTGATCTGAGACACGATGTCTGTGAGGGCTCCCCCCTGCAGGAACTCCATCAGCACCCAGAGCTCCTCTCCCACGAGATAGCTCTTGTACATCTCCACTACGTTGACATGTTGATAGTCCCTCATTATCACCACCTGTAAAAACACAGTGGACAATTGACCACCACAAAATCACTACCTAAACTTATCCAACACTTCATCTTATCCAACAAAGCAAATGTGCACAACCCTGTGAGTGCAGCGCAGCAGCCTCCATCCCCCAGTCATTTTTCTTCCTGGTACTGGTATAATTCTATTAAAAGGAAGATGTttcctgctcttcccttccttttacCACACCAACTCGACTGTCAGTGTTACCGAGCGACACGGTTTAATGGTggggtttggcagtgttgggttgatggttggactcgatgatctggaaggtcccttccaacccaggcagttctgtgattctatggcttTACGATGGCAACAGAACCCCATCTCTCATGGGGTTCACTCACCTCATTAAACAGGAGCTCCCGGCGCTGCTGCTTTCTCAGGTCCATCATTTTCACCGCCACCTGCCGCCCCGAGTGCTTCTCTCGAGCAATACAGACGATCCCCGTGGACCCTTCCCCAATCTTTACATAATTCTCCAGCAACGTCCGGGGATCCCCCTGGTCCACCACCATCCTAAGGGCAGCTTTGAACTGCTCGTGAGTGACAACCACCGGGTCCTCGCTGGCCAACTGCCCCTTCGCAGAAGAGTCCTGGGGAAGGTGGAGGTTGCTAGAACTCGTCTGGGTCTGCCGGTTCCTGGGAGACCCCGCCGGCGACGGCCTGCCCTGCGGCAGCGTGACTGCCTTCTCCACCGTTGGGGATTTCTGGGGGGTCCCGGCTTCAGAGACCATCCTGGGGAAGTCGGAGACGGGCTGATCCGGTGGAAGAGACTGGGCTTTGGCTGCGGGGCTGCGCGGTGAACCCCACTGCTGGGGCCTGAAGAAAGCATTAGGCTGGGAGAGGAACAAATATGAaagtggaagaaagaagaagcGATGGTTAGATTAACAGGAGAAATGAAGTCTCAGGTATCGGTTGGGTGTTAAACCGCTCTGGCTTAGTACATTTTGGGGCAGACTGGAGTCAAGAGCTGGAGGTTCTTGCCTCTGGGTCTGCCCAACACAGGCTGCATGACGAGGGGAAGCCACACGGATGCGGATTTTCAAGCATCAGTTACAGGATGGGTGCTGCGCTTAAGGACCTCCAGCCCTCTTTAAAAGGGACCTTTTAAAACacgtgctttaaaaaaaaaaaacacaaaacaacaaacaataaacaacaaaaaaaccccccacacctaaaacaaaacccacagaaaaaaagcagctgctaAAAGCATTCCAGCCTTGCCACCAAAACTCAGGGGCAACCTGTGTTGCAGagaattttaaaatcctttatcCCTCTGCGCCTCTGATCTTCCTATATATAAAAGGAAAGAGGATTCATGCCAAAGCTGTAAATCACTTTGATGTCTTGGCCTAATTCCCTTTGGGTAATTACGCTCTGCCTACTGAAAACTCTCTCTCTGCACTTTCCACTGGTACCTGCAGAGACTCCCATCCATCAGAcacagacctttgggaaaagcacCCTGACCCAGGACAGCTGTGGGAGGCCAGTGTGACACCAAGTGACACAGAGCCACCTTACTGGCTCAAAACCGACCCACGATGAGTTTGGATCAGCTCCTTCCAGGAGCACTCGAAGGCTTTCCGAGACCTCCCACTCGAGAACCAAGCGGGCCCAACCCTGGGTTATGGGATCCAGCGGGATCTCAGCCTGGGGTAACGTGGCTTCAGGATACGCATTCCCACGCGGTGCTACACACGGGGCTGCCGAGAAGGATAAATCTCAGAGTGCTAATACTCACCCTGGAAATGTTGACTAATTAAAATTCACCAACAGGTTAGGTATAAAATACATTATAGACTTAGTTATATGTAAAATAGCAGTGGATCTGACAAAGCAGCAACTTCAGAAAGAGCAAGCCAATCATTTATATTATAGGgcaaaataaaaacttcaaagCAACAAGCTTTTTCTCTCCCACAATTCAGACAGATTATTAATAAAGTTAATAATATGGGTATGGGAACCAAAagctgccaataaaaaaaaataaatttaaaagagccctcattttctctgtctcagaCAGAAAATAATGGTATAGAATTTAATTCTATGCACTTTGGTTTTTAATCAAGGATTTTTGTCAACAGTAAAATCTGCATAAGCCTAACAGACATCCAGCTCGTTTTCAGCCACGAGAGGCCCCGGGAGGCGATTCAGCAGCGCCGGCATCGGGGTGCAGAGCGCGAGCACAGCCTGCCCGTCAGGGTAACTTCCTCCCCGtggcccagctccagccctgcctcctgcaCAGACACGCTCGCGGACACCAGCTATGTGTTTCCCAACTCCTGTTTTgtctcagcagagaaaaaaaaaaaaggttttatataaCCTAGAGCATGCAAAAGGGCACAGAACACGCACGCAAGCTGACACACGTCTGTCTAACCACACGTAAGGGTTATTTCCTGCTCCCGGAATTTGACAGCCCCTGTATTTTCGGTCTCTGGACATTCTGAGATGTCGCTGGTTCTCCCATTGGGACAGAAGTAAAGAGCACTCGACCTTCCCACGGTGACTATCGGCAGCCCATCAAGGCACCCACCTCCCCATCGTCAGCCAGTTATATCCCCCTTCCGTTCCATCGGCAGTTATGCACTTACTGCACGTCACTATTACACACCATCATCTCCACTTGCGCGGGAGATGAAGGTTTTAATCCCTGGAGGCTGCTAAGAACAGCCGAGAGAAACAACTGCCAGCGATGGGAACCAGAGTTTTTCTCCCAGTTTACCAAGCAGCGAGTCACTCATCCCGGACTGGTCCCGGGGGAGACGTCGCTCTGAGCCGTCTCTTCCTCACCAAACCCCGACAGTCCTGTCCCCGACCGGCAGCACCGCGGGGGCTGACGCTGACGCTCCCGTTGTAGCAGCCTGGCAGATACAGCCGTAACCAACGAGGTGCTTCTATTTCGCCCAGGCAGAAGGATACCTTACGAATGTGAATTACGGCAGTTTCCCAAATGGCAAAAGCACATTTGTGCTACTGTAACGGCATTTCAGTTGTGCCTTTACTACTACAGAAGGGCAAAAATGAGTaagtcccctccctccctcccatcctacGCCCCCGCAATCACAGCTCCACTAACGAGCCGTTCTCCGGGAGACCTGGCTGCCATCCCGAGCCGTGCCTAGCACCGTTCTCCGTGAGGCTGTGTCAGACTCCTGGTTTCCCCTGTCCAGGACCGTTTGGACTCCAGCATCAATCACAACAGTAACAGATGGTTGCGTGATGTCTGCAGTTCCATTTGTCCAGCTGTGCGAGGAACCTCTGCAACTATGAAGTCAGCGTTGAACTCGCTCACAAATACCCAGTAACCATACCTTTATCTGGAGAGAAGGGCCTGACTTGTTCGAGCCGCTGGATGAAGGGAACACGCTGCGGAGCAGTCGCCTCTTCAAGCTGTTCTCCCTGGATTTGGCGCTGGGGCTGCCCTCCCCTGCCGGCCTGGGGTTCGCTGGccggaggggacagggctgaggCCAACACTCTTCCGAGCCCTTTTTCCCCGTCTTCTCGCTCTCCCCCGGCAGCGCCGGCACgtgctgcagggcagggacacGCTGGAGGCAGCTCCCGTCGGCGCCCTGGAACTCCGACGGCCCGAGGGACTGCGCTTTCATCACCAAACCGTTGGGGTGGGACTGTCCTTCCAGGCGGGGTTTGTAATCCGGCCACATCGTCTGCCGCCGCGTCACCTTGGTCCCACCATTGCAATTGAGGTAGTTTCCGTACCTGTCGGCCCAGTCAGCCTCGGGGCTCTGGAGGTACATGTCCGGGGGTCTGTCCTCCCCCAGGAGCCCCAGGGACTGCGCTCTCCTCCTGCTGGTGGGGCTCCTTCCCCTCAGGGTGTTGGAGCTGATGGcagaaagcttctggatgtcgtTGAGTAGCCCGGAGATATAGCCTTCCACTTCCACTGTGCTGCCCCTCACCACCGTCTGGGAAACAccgggaagagggagggggggagaaaaggTTGGAAATATTAAGGCTCAGTTTATCTTGACAAAGGTTGGATTTTGGCTGTCTAGCCAAAGAATACTCAGGGAatttaggaaaaaagagaaatgtttctttctgcctttttacaTTGtcctttactgaagaaaaaagccCAAGGAATCCTTGGGTTACGTCCTTCTGTCAGAGGCAGCAGAGCTTTCAGCCAGAACAGGGAATTCTGCTGCTGCGCTCACATCCTGAAGGACACTATGGCAAAACCGGGATGGTTTTAGCACTCAGGACTCGCTCGTGCTGAAACTGTGCTACACTCCATCACTAACTTAGCCCCACCAAGACCTCCCAGAAGTTACAGCACGCCCACCTTGCTGTTCCAGTACACGCTTCACCTCTCCCCGTAGTGTCGCAATCGCCCTCCCTTAGTCTGATCCTCTACAATTTTTGTAATGCATCTT is a genomic window containing:
- the PAK6 gene encoding serine/threonine-protein kinase PAK 6 isoform X2; the encoded protein is MFRKKKKKRPEISAPQNFEHRVHTSFDPKEGKFVGLPPQWQNILDTLRRPKPVVDPSRITRMQLQPMKTVVRGSTVEVEGYISGLLNDIQKLSAISSNTLRGRSPTSRRRAQSLGLLGEDRPPDMYLQSPEADWADRYGNYLNCNGGTKVTRRQTMWPDYKPRLEGQSHPNGLVMKAQSLGPSEFQGADGSCLQRVPALQHVPALPGESEKTGKKGSEECWPQPCPLRPANPRPAGEGSPSAKSRENSLKRRLLRSVFPSSSGSNKSGPSLQIKPNAFFRPQQWGSPRSPAAKAQSLPPDQPVSDFPRMVSEAGTPQKSPTVEKAVTLPQGRPSPAGSPRNRQTQTSSSNLHLPQDSSAKGQLASEDPVVVTHEQFKAALRMVVDQGDPRTLLENYVKIGEGSTGIVCIAREKHSGRQVAVKMMDLRKQQRRELLFNEVVIMRDYQHVNVVEMYKSYLVGEELWVLMEFLQGGALTDIVSQIRLNEEQIATVCESVLQALSYLHSQGVIHRDIKSDSILLTLDGRVKLSDFGFCAQISKDVPKRKSLVGTPYWMAPEVIARIPYATETSPVLRDFLERMLTRDPLERATAQELLDHPFLLQTGLPECLVPLIQQYRKRTSTC
- the PAK6 gene encoding serine/threonine-protein kinase PAK 6 isoform X1, which produces MFRKKKKKRPEISAPQNFEHRVHTSFDPKEGKFVGLPPQWQNILDTLRRPKPVVDPSRITRMQLQPMKTVVRGSTVEVEGYISGLLNDIQKLSAISSNTLRGRSPTSRRRAQSLGLLGEDRPPDMYLQSPEADWADRYGNYLNCNGGTKVTRRQTMWPDYKPRLEGQSHPNGLVMKAQSLGPSEFQGADGSCLQRVPALQHVPALPGESEKTGKKGSEECWPQPCPLRPANPRPAGEGSPSAKSRENSLKRRLLRSVFPSSSGSNKSGPSLQIKPNAFFRPQQWGSPRSPAAKAQSLPPDQPVSDFPRMVSEAGTPQKSPTVEKAVTLPQGRPSPAGSPRNRQTQTSSSNLHLPQDSSAKGQLASEDPVVVTHEQFKAALRMVVDQGDPRTLLENYVKIGEGSTGIVCIAREKHSGRQVAVKMMDLRKQQRRELLFNEVVIMRDYQHVNVVEMYKSYLVGEELWVLMEFLQGGALTDIVSQIRLNEEQIATVCESVLQALSYLHSQGVIHRDIKSDSILLTLDGRVKLSDFGFCAQISKDVPKRKSLVGTPYWMAPEVIARIPYATEVDIWSLGIMVIEMVDGEPPYFSDSPVQAMKRLRDSPPPRLKNFHRTSPVLRDFLERMLTRDPLERATAQELLDHPFLLQTGLPECLVPLIQQYRKRTSTC